Proteins from a genomic interval of Pirellulales bacterium:
- a CDS encoding C-terminal binding protein, translating to MPLVAITDYSFDDLALEESILRPAGCDIVAWKERRAPEDLARLVADADAVITQFATVNAEVIRAMRRSRAIVRYGIGVDNVDLAAAREAGILVCNVPDYCIDEVADQTLAFILAMTRQVCANSQLVHDGRWGLAVPLSGMQALRDLTVGIVGYGRIGREVAARLRPFKCRMLVSDPVVDASELANAGCQSAKLHTLLAESDIVTLHCPSTDGTRGMINAQSLAGMKRGAILVNVARGDLVDSAALVQALDDGKLAGAALDVFVPEPIPADHPILQSGRVVLASHIASTSVRAVRTLRETAARLALAAVRGEKLANIVNGVTPAVGK from the coding sequence ATGCCGCTCGTCGCGATTACGGATTATTCGTTCGATGATCTTGCGCTCGAAGAGTCGATTCTGCGCCCCGCCGGTTGCGACATTGTTGCCTGGAAAGAACGCCGCGCGCCGGAGGATCTCGCCAGGCTTGTGGCCGACGCCGATGCCGTCATCACACAATTTGCAACCGTCAATGCCGAAGTCATTCGCGCCATGCGCCGCTCGCGCGCCATCGTGCGCTACGGCATCGGCGTCGACAACGTCGATCTGGCCGCCGCGCGCGAGGCCGGCATTCTGGTTTGCAACGTGCCCGACTATTGCATCGACGAAGTGGCCGATCAGACGCTCGCCTTTATCTTGGCCATGACGCGCCAAGTGTGCGCCAACTCGCAGCTCGTCCACGACGGACGCTGGGGGTTGGCCGTGCCTCTCTCGGGCATGCAGGCGCTCCGCGATCTGACCGTGGGTATCGTGGGCTATGGCCGCATCGGCCGCGAAGTGGCCGCCCGTTTGCGCCCTTTCAAGTGCCGCATGCTCGTCAGCGATCCGGTTGTCGACGCGAGCGAGCTCGCCAACGCTGGCTGCCAATCGGCCAAGTTGCACACGCTGCTGGCCGAATCCGACATCGTGACGCTGCACTGCCCTTCGACCGACGGCACCCGCGGCATGATCAACGCTCAATCGCTGGCCGGCATGAAACGTGGCGCGATCCTGGTGAACGTGGCCCGTGGCGATCTGGTCGATTCGGCGGCGCTCGTGCAGGCGCTCGACGACGGAAAGCTTGCCGGGGCGGCGCTCGACGTATTCGTCCCCGAGCCCATTCCCGCGGATCATCCGATCTTGCAGTCGGGACGCGTGGTGCTCGCGTCGCACATTGCCTCGACCAGCGTGCGCGCGGTGCGCACGTTGCGCGAGACAGCCGCGCGACTGGCGCTGGCGGCCGTGCGGGGCGAGAAGCTGGCGAACATCGTCAACGGTGTGACGCCCGCAGTAGGGAAGTAA
- a CDS encoding FadR family transcriptional regulator: MLQTIERLRLSDMVADRIRGYIQENDLQPGDRLPTEYQFAARLGVSRLAVREATKALGFLGIVDASPRRGLTVGALDLGRVTPFLQFHPLLRETTPAQLIETRIILETGGLPQVVERMREDASIYEGLAAAAEAFGAAKDVATWIELDLAFHRRLLEASGLAPLVAFHELLEIFFRRFRESVKRAEWKQGMESHRRLVQLLREGQVEAARTELRQHIESHRQRLESLA, from the coding sequence ATGCTCCAGACCATCGAACGATTGCGCTTGAGCGACATGGTGGCCGATCGCATTCGCGGCTACATCCAGGAGAACGATCTCCAGCCGGGCGATCGCCTGCCGACGGAGTATCAGTTCGCCGCCCGGCTCGGCGTCAGTCGCCTGGCGGTGCGCGAAGCGACCAAGGCGTTGGGTTTTCTCGGCATTGTCGATGCGTCACCCCGGCGTGGGCTGACCGTCGGCGCGCTCGATCTGGGGCGCGTCACGCCGTTCTTGCAGTTCCACCCGCTGCTGCGCGAAACGACCCCCGCGCAGTTGATCGAGACGCGCATCATCCTTGAGACAGGCGGGCTGCCGCAGGTCGTCGAGCGCATGCGCGAGGACGCGTCGATCTACGAAGGGCTGGCCGCAGCGGCCGAGGCCTTTGGCGCGGCGAAGGACGTGGCCACCTGGATCGAACTCGACCTTGCGTTCCATCGCCGCTTGCTCGAAGCCAGCGGTCTCGCGCCGCTCGTTGCCTTTCACGAATTGCTCGAGATTTTCTTCCGCCGGTTTCGCGAGAGTGTGAAGCGGGCCGAATGGAAGCAGGGCATGGAGAGCCATCGACGACTGGTCCAATTGCTGCGCGAAGGGCAGGTCGAAGCCGCGCGGACCGAACTGCGCCAACATATCGAAAGCCACCGCCAGCGTCTGGAAAGCCTCGCGTGA
- a CDS encoding VCBS repeat-containing protein, whose protein sequence is MKISRLVLLVIVCAVAPLAHAEEHALHTFDRQELTNIYFSEGANAGDFNNDGQMDVVHGPYWFEGPKFDKKHEIFPAKPQNVNGYANHFFSWVYDFDGDGWQDTFAVGFPGTPAYVYRNPGRDGADSHWEKHQVFDSVSNESPHFTQLVGDERPELVCARQGHFGYATVDWEKPFEEWTFHPISGPDTDKQFGHGLGVGDVNGDGRLDVIAKTGWYEQPETLADDQRWKFHPVTFATRGGAEMYAYDVDGDGDNDIITSLEAHEFGLAWYEQVREGDEISFKQHLIMGSRPEENRYGVLFTEPHSVALADIDGDGLKDIVTGKTYWSHHRQSPLWDAGAVVYWFRLVRGKDGVDWVPYLASGESGIGRQVTVIDLDGDKLLDIVVGGMKGCNVLTHQKKAVSADEWQAAQPKPYDGPSTKLERGPQSELDAKTGRVDGALEGETMKVIASTAGKVGQQQMNGFPADRWSGGEQLFWTGAKPGARLDLELPVEKAGTYAIEGVLTMAGDYAIVKLSLDDQPLGEALDLFDRDVITTGVLTLGERELAAGPHKLSIEIVGAHPAAKPAYLVGLDYIRLRPAR, encoded by the coding sequence ATGAAGATCTCTCGACTCGTTTTGCTTGTGATCGTCTGTGCGGTTGCGCCCCTTGCGCATGCCGAAGAGCACGCGTTGCACACCTTCGATCGGCAGGAGTTGACGAACATCTACTTTTCGGAAGGGGCCAACGCCGGCGACTTCAACAACGACGGCCAGATGGATGTCGTGCATGGCCCGTACTGGTTCGAGGGGCCCAAGTTCGACAAAAAGCACGAGATCTTTCCCGCCAAGCCGCAGAACGTGAACGGCTACGCGAATCACTTCTTCTCCTGGGTGTACGATTTCGATGGCGACGGCTGGCAAGACACCTTCGCCGTCGGCTTTCCCGGTACGCCCGCCTATGTCTATCGCAACCCCGGCCGGGATGGCGCAGATTCGCACTGGGAGAAGCACCAGGTGTTCGACTCGGTCTCGAACGAGTCGCCCCACTTCACGCAACTGGTCGGCGATGAGCGGCCCGAACTCGTCTGCGCGCGGCAGGGGCATTTCGGCTATGCCACGGTCGACTGGGAGAAGCCGTTCGAGGAGTGGACGTTTCATCCCATCTCCGGGCCCGATACCGACAAGCAGTTCGGCCACGGGCTGGGCGTGGGTGATGTGAATGGCGACGGACGACTCGACGTGATCGCCAAGACTGGCTGGTACGAGCAGCCCGAGACATTGGCCGACGACCAGCGGTGGAAGTTCCATCCGGTGACATTCGCCACGCGCGGCGGCGCCGAGATGTATGCCTACGACGTCGACGGCGATGGCGACAACGACATCATTACCAGTCTCGAGGCCCACGAGTTCGGCCTGGCCTGGTACGAACAGGTGCGCGAGGGGGATGAGATTTCGTTCAAGCAGCATCTCATCATGGGGAGCCGCCCCGAGGAGAACCGCTATGGCGTGCTCTTCACGGAGCCCCACTCGGTGGCCCTGGCCGATATCGACGGCGATGGCTTGAAGGATATCGTCACCGGCAAGACCTACTGGTCGCATCACCGTCAAAGCCCCCTGTGGGATGCGGGCGCCGTGGTCTATTGGTTCCGGCTGGTGCGTGGCAAGGATGGCGTTGATTGGGTGCCGTATCTCGCCTCGGGCGAGTCCGGCATCGGCCGGCAAGTAACGGTCATCGATCTCGACGGCGACAAGTTGCTCGACATCGTCGTCGGCGGTATGAAGGGGTGCAATGTCCTCACGCATCAGAAGAAGGCCGTAAGCGCCGACGAATGGCAGGCGGCGCAGCCGAAGCCGTACGACGGCCCCAGCACGAAGCTCGAACGCGGACCGCAAAGCGAGCTGGATGCGAAGACGGGGCGCGTCGACGGCGCGCTCGAAGGCGAAACCATGAAGGTCATCGCGTCCACCGCCGGCAAGGTGGGCCAGCAGCAGATGAACGGCTTCCCGGCCGATCGTTGGAGCGGTGGCGAGCAGCTTTTCTGGACGGGGGCCAAGCCTGGGGCGCGACTCGACCTGGAACTGCCCGTCGAGAAGGCCGGGACCTACGCGATCGAAGGCGTGCTGACCATGGCGGGGGATTACGCCATCGTCAAGCTGAGCCTCGACGATCAACCGCTGGGCGAGGCGCTCGACCTGTTCGATCGCGACGTGATCACCACCGGCGTCCTCACGCTGGGTGAGCGCGAGCTTGCCGCAGGCCCGCACAAGCTCTCGATCGAGATCGTCGGCGCGCACCCAGCGGCCAAGCCGGCCTATCTCGTGGGGCTCGATTATATTCGGCTGAGGCCGGCCCGCTGA
- a CDS encoding Nramp family divalent metal transporter, which translates to MAESERAYLVETHLPTWEVADLPEPRRLSWRHWTSFIGPGIVMMGIQIGGGEWLFGPEITARYGGGLMWIATVAIVLQVFYNLECGRYALYCGEPVFTGFMRMSPGPWFWVSLMLLLNVGALIPGLSTHGAAIITSLLLDRPPGEEDRWLVRGLAYACLLGVALPVLVGGKIYNMLQAVMTFKVLFVLGFCTAVGVLFVSPENWWNVFSGFARFGNVPIVDEHGGEQVVNALAYYQQHGAWPAVALANIAVLGAFAGYAGGGGLANSTYSNFVRDKGWGMGSLVGAIPSAIGGKSVQLSHVGKVFPIDAENLRRWSGWWRYILTDQLIVWAPGCFMGMALPALVSIEFAQHSPLYHSAQKLEWSQAVISADGLRHAPYLGAWSAQLLWLVALVAGMAVMLPSQMSIVDDFSRRWTDAIWSANSRVRGKLRADQVKWIYYAILGAYVLWSLVCVYFFTTPKLMTLVIANLNNVALGVTALQLIWINHRLLPPAVRPRWYHTTGVALCSLFYLGLALLVFIEKQLPLLRELWQ; encoded by the coding sequence ATGGCGGAGAGCGAGCGCGCCTATCTTGTCGAAACTCACCTCCCCACCTGGGAAGTCGCCGACCTGCCCGAGCCGCGTCGCTTGTCCTGGCGCCACTGGACCAGCTTCATCGGCCCCGGCATCGTGATGATGGGCATTCAGATCGGTGGCGGAGAGTGGCTCTTCGGGCCGGAGATCACCGCACGCTACGGCGGCGGCCTGATGTGGATCGCCACGGTGGCCATCGTGCTGCAGGTGTTCTACAACCTCGAATGCGGCCGCTATGCCCTCTATTGCGGCGAGCCCGTTTTTACCGGCTTCATGCGCATGAGTCCCGGACCCTGGTTCTGGGTCAGCCTGATGCTGCTGCTCAACGTGGGCGCGCTGATTCCTGGCTTGTCGACACATGGCGCGGCGATCATCACCTCGCTGCTGCTCGATCGCCCGCCGGGTGAGGAAGATCGCTGGCTTGTGCGGGGACTCGCGTACGCGTGCCTCTTGGGCGTGGCCTTGCCCGTCCTCGTCGGGGGCAAGATCTACAACATGCTGCAAGCGGTGATGACCTTCAAAGTCCTCTTCGTCTTGGGATTCTGCACCGCCGTCGGCGTGCTCTTCGTCAGCCCCGAGAACTGGTGGAACGTGTTCAGCGGCTTCGCCCGTTTCGGCAACGTGCCGATCGTCGACGAGCATGGGGGCGAACAAGTGGTCAACGCGCTCGCCTACTATCAACAGCACGGCGCCTGGCCCGCCGTGGCGCTGGCGAACATCGCCGTGTTGGGGGCCTTCGCCGGCTACGCGGGGGGCGGTGGGCTGGCGAACTCGACCTATAGCAACTTCGTGCGCGACAAGGGCTGGGGCATGGGCAGCCTGGTCGGCGCTATTCCCAGCGCGATCGGCGGCAAGAGCGTGCAACTGAGCCACGTTGGCAAGGTCTTTCCGATTGATGCCGAGAACTTGCGCCGCTGGAGCGGTTGGTGGCGCTATATCCTGACCGATCAGCTAATCGTCTGGGCCCCTGGATGCTTCATGGGCATGGCCCTGCCGGCGCTCGTCTCGATCGAGTTCGCGCAGCATTCCCCGCTCTACCACTCGGCACAGAAGCTCGAGTGGTCGCAGGCGGTCATCTCGGCCGATGGCCTACGCCACGCGCCTTATCTGGGGGCCTGGTCGGCTCAATTGCTGTGGCTCGTGGCCCTCGTGGCCGGCATGGCTGTCATGTTGCCCAGCCAGATGTCGATCGTCGACGACTTCAGCCGCCGCTGGACCGACGCCATCTGGAGCGCGAACAGCCGAGTACGCGGCAAGCTTCGCGCCGACCAGGTGAAGTGGATCTACTACGCGATCCTGGGCGCCTACGTGTTGTGGTCGCTCGTGTGCGTCTATTTTTTCACGACGCCCAAGCTGATGACGCTCGTCATCGCCAACCTGAACAACGTGGCGCTGGGCGTGACCGCGCTGCAATTGATCTGGATCAATCACCGCCTGCTCCCCCCCGCGGTACGCCCGCGCTGGTATCATACGACGGGCGTCGCCCTGTGCAGCCTCTTTTACCTGGGGCTGGCCCTGTTGGTATTCATCGAAAAGCAGCTCCCTCTCCTGCGCGAGCTGTGGCAGTAG
- a CDS encoding DUF1653 domain-containing protein gives MTDVPLGRYRHYKGNEYTVLGVARHSETEEELVVYRQEYGPRALWVRPKGMFCEAVEVDGRRVPRFQFLPGAEES, from the coding sequence ATGACAGACGTCCCTCTCGGCCGCTATCGCCACTACAAGGGCAACGAGTACACGGTGCTCGGAGTTGCGCGGCACAGCGAGACCGAGGAAGAGCTTGTGGTTTATCGCCAGGAGTACGGTCCGCGGGCGCTGTGGGTGCGGCCGAAGGGGATGTTCTGCGAGGCGGTCGAGGTCGACGGGCGGCGTGTGCCCCGATTTCAATTCCTGCCTGGCGCCGAAGAAAGCTGA
- a CDS encoding ATP-binding cassette domain-containing protein, translating into MAQITLRDLSIRFRGPLLLDDVSCQIELGERIGLMGRNGSGKTTLMRMLCGQVEPDGGSISFAPETRLSLLPQDVPADLHGPVLEVITQGIDASQDHHEPQWEAERRVEQLVTRMDLPAEGRFETLSSGLKRRVLLARSLASDPSVLLLDEPTNHLDVEAILWLEDFLSRWPKTLIFVTHDRMFLRKLSTRIIEIDRGHLNDWSCDYDTFLARREQVLAAEEKQNALFDKKLAEEEVWIRQGIKARRTRNEGRVRALEKMRRERSERRGTQGKVKLAIQEGQRSGNLVAEVEDISFAYDDRSIVSDFSTTIERGDKIGIIGRNGAGKTTLLRLLLGQLAPQKGSVRLGANLQVAYFDQLRQQLNEEASVVDNVGDGYDTIQTGEGRSRHIIGYLQDFLFSPERARTQVKFLSGGERNRVLLAKHFAKPANTLVLDEPTNDLDAETLELLEERLVEYQGTVLLVSHDRAFLNNVVTSTIVFENGNVKEYFGGYDDWLRQRPQPAAEVVEPVRRRTAEPVEPIKPAVPSAERKRRLSYKEGLELQSLPGTIEQLESDIAALHEEMAQPEFYQQPGAQIAEQQSKLKELETKLATVYERWEELEQASG; encoded by the coding sequence ATGGCCCAGATTACCCTCCGCGATCTCAGTATCCGCTTTCGCGGTCCCTTGTTGCTCGATGACGTTTCGTGCCAGATCGAACTGGGTGAACGCATTGGCCTGATGGGGCGCAACGGCTCGGGCAAGACGACCCTCATGCGGATGTTGTGTGGACAAGTCGAGCCGGACGGGGGCTCGATCTCTTTTGCACCGGAGACGCGACTCTCGCTGCTGCCGCAGGACGTACCGGCCGACCTGCACGGGCCGGTGCTCGAGGTGATTACGCAGGGGATCGACGCGAGTCAGGATCATCACGAGCCGCAGTGGGAAGCCGAACGGCGCGTTGAGCAACTCGTGACGCGGATGGATTTGCCCGCCGAAGGCAGGTTCGAAACACTGTCGTCGGGGCTCAAACGCCGCGTGCTGCTCGCGCGTTCGCTGGCCTCCGATCCCAGCGTGCTGTTGCTCGACGAACCGACGAACCATCTCGACGTCGAGGCGATCCTCTGGCTGGAAGATTTTTTGAGCCGCTGGCCGAAGACCCTCATCTTCGTGACGCACGACCGCATGTTCCTGCGCAAGCTCTCGACGCGGATCATTGAGATCGATCGCGGGCACTTGAACGACTGGTCGTGCGACTACGACACCTTTCTCGCCCGGCGCGAACAGGTGCTGGCGGCCGAGGAGAAGCAGAACGCGCTGTTCGACAAGAAGCTGGCCGAGGAAGAGGTCTGGATCCGCCAAGGGATCAAGGCCCGGCGGACGCGCAACGAAGGCCGCGTGAGGGCGCTGGAAAAAATGCGTCGCGAGCGCAGCGAACGTCGTGGGACGCAGGGCAAGGTGAAACTGGCCATTCAGGAAGGGCAGCGCAGCGGCAATCTCGTGGCCGAGGTGGAGGATATCTCGTTCGCCTATGATGATCGTTCGATCGTGAGCGACTTTTCGACCACCATCGAGCGGGGAGACAAGATCGGCATCATCGGCCGCAACGGCGCCGGCAAGACAACACTGCTGCGGTTGCTGCTCGGGCAACTGGCGCCGCAGAAGGGCAGTGTCCGCCTGGGAGCCAACCTGCAAGTGGCCTACTTCGATCAGCTCCGCCAGCAGTTGAACGAAGAAGCCAGCGTCGTCGACAACGTCGGCGATGGATACGACACGATCCAGACGGGCGAAGGCCGCTCGCGACATATCATTGGCTACCTGCAAGATTTTCTGTTCAGCCCGGAACGGGCGAGAACCCAAGTGAAATTCCTCTCCGGGGGCGAACGCAATCGCGTGCTGCTGGCCAAGCACTTTGCCAAGCCGGCGAACACGCTGGTGCTCGACGAACCGACGAACGATCTCGACGCCGAGACGCTCGAGCTGCTCGAAGAGCGTCTGGTCGAATATCAAGGGACCGTGTTGCTGGTGAGTCACGATCGCGCGTTTCTGAACAACGTGGTGACGAGCACGATCGTCTTCGAGAACGGCAACGTGAAGGAATACTTCGGCGGCTACGACGACTGGCTTCGCCAACGCCCACAACCGGCGGCGGAGGTGGTCGAACCGGTTCGTCGCCGTACCGCGGAACCTGTCGAGCCCATCAAGCCGGCGGTGCCGTCCGCCGAGCGCAAACGCCGCCTTTCGTACAAGGAAGGCCTTGAACTGCAATCGTTGCCTGGCACGATCGAACAGCTCGAAAGCGACATCGCGGCGCTGCACGAGGAGATGGCGCAGCCGGAGTTCTATCAGCAGCCGGGCGCGCAGATTGCCGAGCAACAGTCGAAGCTCAAAGAGTTGGAAACAAAGCTGGCCACGGTATACGAGCGTTGGGAAGAGTTGGAGCAGGCGAGCGGCTGA